CGGTCAATGACTACCACACGATCTTTCATCTGACCGACCGCGAGAATGGCGCTGTCGGGCTGGTTAATGATGGCGGTAAAATGGTCTACGCCAAACGCACCCAAATTGGACACTGTAAAGCTGTTCCCCTGGTAATCGTCGGGAAGTAACTTTCCTGTTTGTGCCTTTTCCGCTAATACGCGTGTGGCGGCGCAAAGCCCTTCCAAGGACAAAAGCTGTGCTTGACGGATGACCGGCACCATTAATCCCGTATTCAAAGCGACTGCCATCCCCAAATTAACATCGCCCCCTTCTACAATACTGTCCGTCTCCCAACGGGCGTTGACTTGAGGAAACTCACGCAATGCACGGGCAACGGCAAACAAGACCAGATCATTATACGACGCTTTAAAGGAAGTCAGTTGTCCGCGAAAACGCTTTGCTGCCGCCATGTCAACCTCTACGGTCACATAATAATGGGGCGCACTATATTTACTGTTGCACATGCGTTCGGCAATAATACGCCGCATAGGCGAAAGGGGTACACGCTTAGCGGTTGTGCTGTCTCCTGCAGCAGCGCCCGCTGCCGATGCGACGGCTGCGTTAACATCCTCTTTTGTTATTTTTCCTCCGACGCCGGTGCCGCGAATCCCCGCCGCCGATAATCCGGCATTCTCTAACATGCGCCGCGCCGTAGGCGTGGATTTCGAAAGGGCTGACATAGCAGCGCCTGCTGCCAACACATCGCCTTCCATAATCCTGCCGCCAACACCGGAACCAACAATTCCTCCGGTATCGATATGATGACGCAGCGCGGCTTTTCGTGCACGAGGGGACAAGGGACCGGAAACTATGGAGGTGTCCTCGGTATCAGAAGCAGGTGCAGCGGCGGCAGCGGGCTGCGCCGAAGAGAGCGCATCCTTCCTAACGGAAACAGCGGCGCTCGGAGCCGCCTTTGCATACCGACTTAAATCCGGCAAAGCTTCGGAACTGTCACCCACCAACGCCACCACGGTCAGGACCGGCACCTCCACCCCTTCGGGAACCAAGATCTTGCGCAAGACACCGGAGGCGGTGCTCTCACAATCAACCTCCGCCTTATCGGTTTGAATCGAGAACAGCGGTTCGCCCAAAGCTACAGCGTCGCCTTCCTGTTTATACCAGGTGATAATTTCCGCTTCTTCGACAGAGTTACCCATTTTGGGCAATAAAATTTCCTGCAT
This window of the Candidatus Hydrogenedentota bacterium genome carries:
- a CDS encoding 2-oxo acid dehydrogenase subunit E2; protein product: MQEILLPKMGNSVEEAEIITWYKQEGDAVALGEPLFSIQTDKAEVDCESTASGVLRKILVPEGVEVPVLTVVALVGDSSEALPDLSRYAKAAPSAAVSVRKDALSSAQPAAAAAPASDTEDTSIVSGPLSPRARKAALRHHIDTGGIVGSGVGGRIMEGDVLAAGAAMSALSKSTPTARRMLENAGLSAAGIRGTGVGGKITKEDVNAAVASAAGAAAGDSTTAKRVPLSPMRRIIAERMCNSKYSAPHYYVTVEVDMAAAKRFRGQLTSFKASYNDLVLFAVARALREFPQVNARWETDSIVEGGDVNLGMAVALNTGLMVPVIRQAQLLSLEGLCAATRVLAEKAQTGKLLPDDYQGNSFTVSNLGAFGVDHFTAIINQPDSAILAVGQMKDRVVVIDRGIHIRPIMKLTLSSDHRVVDGAAAAKFMGRIKEILEEAAF